A portion of the Adhaeribacter radiodurans genome contains these proteins:
- a CDS encoding glycoside hydrolase family 28 protein has protein sequence MKIFFRPLLVFLLLVVSLCNLYGQSSIQKYSWSNLPKVAVPVFKSDTFNIIQFGSKPDGLTLNTESINNAIKTCSQKGGGVVLVPGGVWQTGPIVMQNNVNLHVSRSAILLFTNDFNQYSLVKGSYEGKPSMRNQSPISGTNLQNIAITGKGIIDGNGDYWRMVTKDALTEQEWQKKVASGGSVSEDGRTWFPSEKTRKGHSLKEPGAIMPGKTEKDYAAVKDFLRPTLLNLASCKKILLEGVTFQNSPAWGLHLLISEDITLRNVFVKNPDYAQNGDGVDVESCKNVLIEGCTFDVGDDGICIKSGKDKPGRERGMPTENVVIRNCVVYKGHGGFVIGSEMSGGARNIFVSDCSFVGTDKGLRFKTARGRGGVVEDIYMKNIFMKDIVDEAIYFDMYYFTKPPAPGEKVKTPTVTEETPQFRNFEIDNVVCNGANKGIFIRGLPEMSVKNISIKNSVLKANIGAEVIEAEQITLQKVALTASEANPVVYVENSRSILVDDLTYNQNTNLLLKVNGERSKSIRLLNTDMANSIHKVEALNGATTKAVQIQ, from the coding sequence ATGAAAATATTCTTCCGGCCTCTACTGGTGTTTTTGCTCCTTGTGGTAAGTCTATGTAACCTTTACGGACAATCTTCCATCCAAAAATATTCCTGGAGTAATCTGCCAAAAGTGGCTGTTCCGGTATTTAAGAGCGATACTTTTAACATTATCCAATTTGGGTCTAAGCCGGACGGACTGACCCTGAACACCGAGAGTATTAATAATGCTATTAAAACCTGCAGCCAGAAAGGGGGAGGGGTGGTGTTGGTACCCGGGGGTGTTTGGCAAACCGGCCCGATAGTGATGCAGAACAATGTGAATTTGCACGTCAGCCGCAGTGCCATTCTGCTCTTTACCAATGATTTTAATCAATATTCACTGGTAAAAGGCAGTTATGAGGGAAAACCATCCATGCGGAATCAATCCCCAATTTCCGGAACTAACCTGCAAAATATTGCCATTACGGGTAAAGGTATAATTGATGGCAACGGCGATTATTGGCGAATGGTCACCAAAGATGCCCTGACTGAACAGGAATGGCAAAAGAAAGTAGCCAGTGGTGGCTCAGTAAGCGAAGATGGACGTACCTGGTTTCCTTCGGAAAAAACGCGGAAAGGGCACAGCCTAAAAGAACCCGGCGCCATTATGCCGGGGAAAACCGAAAAAGATTATGCAGCGGTAAAAGACTTTTTGCGGCCCACGCTGCTCAATTTAGCTTCGTGTAAAAAAATACTGCTGGAGGGTGTTACTTTTCAGAATTCGCCGGCCTGGGGACTGCACCTGCTCATAAGTGAAGATATTACCCTCAGAAATGTGTTTGTGAAAAATCCGGATTATGCCCAGAATGGCGACGGGGTAGACGTGGAATCCTGTAAAAATGTATTAATAGAGGGCTGCACGTTTGATGTGGGTGATGATGGCATTTGTATAAAATCTGGCAAAGATAAACCCGGCCGGGAAAGAGGCATGCCCACCGAAAATGTTGTCATCCGCAACTGCGTGGTATACAAAGGGCACGGCGGCTTTGTGATAGGCAGCGAAATGAGTGGTGGCGCTCGCAACATCTTTGTCTCGGATTGCAGCTTTGTGGGAACCGACAAAGGGCTGAGGTTTAAAACAGCAAGAGGCCGGGGCGGAGTAGTAGAAGATATTTACATGAAAAACATCTTTATGAAAGATATCGTGGACGAGGCTATTTATTTTGATATGTACTATTTTACCAAACCGCCTGCTCCGGGCGAAAAAGTAAAAACGCCAACCGTCACCGAAGAAACGCCCCAATTCCGGAATTTCGAAATAGATAATGTGGTGTGTAACGGCGCCAATAAGGGTATATTTATCCGGGGTTTGCCGGAAATGAGCGTTAAAAATATTAGCATCAAAAATTCGGTTCTGAAGGCCAACATTGGGGCCGAAGTAATAGAAGCCGAGCAAATTACTTTACAGAAGGTAGCTCTAACTGCCTCCGAAGCAAACCCGGTAGTATATGTCGAAAATAGCCGTTCTATTCTGGTGGATGATTTAACCTACAACCAAAATACCAACCTGCTCCTGAAAGTAAATGGCGAACGAAGCAAAAGTATTCGGCTTTTAAACACCGATATGGCTAATTCCATCCATAAAGTCGAAGCGCTGAATGGCGCCACTACCAAAGCAGTACAAATCCAATAG
- a CDS encoding rhamnogalacturonan acetylesterase, giving the protein MRNNKSYVLVLMALVGLAFITPPPKRQIFLIGDSTMSDKQITAYPETGWGMMFAKFVDTSNTVVYNHAQNGRSTKSFLEENRWEPIVNKLQPGDIVLIQFGHNDEVATKPQATTPRQFQKNLATYIKNAKAKKAIPVLITPAARRSFNAEGKIQDTHQLYSELIRKVAQKEQVPLIELNKKSQAVLQTFGPENSKWLYNYLKQGQHPNYPEGKVDDTHFSELGARKMAEIVFAELKTLNPGGIAGHFFKPVPKK; this is encoded by the coding sequence ATGAGAAATAATAAAAGTTATGTACTTGTATTAATGGCCCTGGTTGGATTGGCCTTTATAACCCCGCCACCTAAGCGCCAGATTTTTCTGATTGGCGATTCAACTATGTCGGATAAACAAATTACCGCCTATCCCGAAACCGGCTGGGGAATGATGTTTGCCAAATTTGTGGATACCAGCAACACCGTTGTATACAACCACGCGCAGAACGGACGCAGTACAAAATCGTTTCTGGAAGAAAATCGTTGGGAGCCCATTGTAAATAAATTGCAGCCAGGCGATATCGTGCTCATTCAATTCGGGCATAATGATGAAGTGGCAACCAAGCCCCAGGCAACAACCCCCAGGCAATTTCAAAAAAATCTGGCGACGTATATAAAAAATGCCAAGGCCAAAAAAGCAATACCGGTTTTAATTACTCCCGCCGCCCGGCGGAGTTTTAATGCGGAAGGAAAAATTCAGGATACGCATCAGCTTTATTCGGAACTGATTCGGAAGGTAGCCCAAAAAGAGCAAGTACCCCTCATTGAGCTGAATAAAAAAAGCCAGGCTGTACTACAAACTTTCGGACCGGAAAACTCTAAGTGGCTCTATAATTATCTGAAGCAGGGCCAACACCCTAACTATCCGGAAGGAAAAGTGGATGACACGCATTTTAGTGAACTCGGAGCCCGCAAAATGGCGGAAATTGTTTTTGCCGAACTAAAAACGCTCAATCCGGGCGGCATAGCCGGTCATTTCTTTAAACCAGTACCTAAAAAATAA
- a CDS encoding rhamnogalacturonan acetylesterase: MRIFYKVAALAIVVTLCSFELSEPAKITVYLIGDSTVCTQPISQAPVTGWGTPFAVFFNEKVTVANHAKGGRSTRTFIGENRWQLIAAALKPGDYVLMQFGHNDEAKEEIYKERYTSPEDYRKNLIRFITETRAKQANPVLVTPVSRRKFSPEGKALETHVEYSQVVAEVAVAHKVSLLDLDTRSRQLYESFGPEYSKLLFNVSEPGINPQFPNGINDNTHFSEYGARLLAELVLDEMKKSNLELLKWVVTPNTKNNDHKPSKL; encoded by the coding sequence ATGCGCATTTTTTATAAAGTAGCGGCTCTGGCTATAGTAGTTACCCTTTGTTCTTTTGAATTATCGGAGCCGGCTAAAATAACCGTATATCTTATCGGCGATTCCACGGTTTGTACCCAGCCCATTTCCCAGGCGCCGGTAACCGGGTGGGGAACACCCTTCGCAGTATTTTTCAACGAAAAGGTAACCGTAGCGAATCACGCTAAAGGCGGGAGAAGCACCCGGACATTTATAGGTGAAAACCGCTGGCAACTCATTGCCGCTGCCTTAAAACCGGGGGATTACGTTCTGATGCAATTTGGGCATAACGATGAAGCAAAAGAAGAAATTTACAAAGAGCGGTATACTTCGCCGGAAGATTACCGCAAAAATCTGATTCGGTTTATCACGGAAACCAGAGCGAAACAAGCCAATCCGGTTTTGGTAACGCCGGTATCGCGGCGTAAATTTAGTCCGGAGGGGAAAGCTTTGGAAACCCACGTCGAGTATTCACAAGTGGTAGCCGAAGTGGCAGTTGCTCATAAGGTTTCCCTGCTAGACCTGGATACCCGAAGCCGCCAGCTTTACGAATCTTTTGGTCCGGAATATTCAAAATTACTTTTCAATGTTTCAGAACCCGGCATTAATCCGCAATTCCCGAACGGAATAAACGATAATACGCACTTTAGTGAATATGGCGCCAGGCTGTTAGCGGAACTGGTTCTGGATGAGATGAAGAAATCAAATCTGGAACTTTTAAAATGGGTGGTTACTCCCAATACAAAAAACAATGACCATAAACCTTCTAAACTTTAA